Proteins from one Pongo abelii isolate AG06213 chromosome 19, NHGRI_mPonAbe1-v2.0_pri, whole genome shotgun sequence genomic window:
- the NXPH3 gene encoding neurexophilin-3 has protein sequence MQLTRCCFVFLVQGSLYLVICGQDDGPPGSEDPERDDHEGQPRPRVPRKRGHISPKSRPMANSTLLGLLAPPGEAWGILGQPPNRPNHSPPSSAKVKKIFGWGDFYSNIKTVALNLLVTGKIVDHGNGTFSVHFRHNATGQGNISISLVPPSKAVEFHQEQQIFIEAKASKIFNCRMEWEKVERGRRTSLCTHDPAKICSRDHAQSSATWSCSQPFKVVCVYIAFYSTDYRLVQKVCPDYNYHSDTPYYPSG, from the exons ATGCAACTGACTCGCTGCTGCTTCGTGTTCCTGGTGCAGGGTAGCCTCTATCTG GTCATCTGTGGCCAGGATGATGGTCCTCCCGGCTCAGAGGACCCTGAGCGTGATGACCACGAGGGCCAGCCCCGGCCCCGGGTGCCTCGGAAGCGGGGCCACATCTCACCTAAGTCCCGCCCCATGGCCAATTCCACTCTCCTAGGGCTGCTGGCCCCGCCTGGGGAGGCTTGGGGCATTCTTGGGCAGCCCCCCAACCGCCCGAACCACAGCCCCCCATCCTCAGCCAAGGTGAAGAAAATCTTTGGCTGGGGCGACTTCTACTCCAACATCAAGACGGTGGCCCTGAACCTGCTCGTCACAGGGAAGATTGTGGACCATGGCAACGGGACCTTCAGCGTCCACTTCCGACACAATGCCACAGGCCAGGGCAACATCTCCATCAGCCTCGTGCCCCCCAGTAAAGCTGTAGAGTTCCACCAGGAACAGCAGATCTTCATCGAAGCCAAGGCCTCCAAAATCTTCAACTGCCGGATGGAGTGGGAGAAGGTAGAACGGGGCCGCCGGACCTCGCTTTGCACCCACGACCCAGCCAAGATCTGCTCCCGAGACCACGCTCAGAGCTCAGCCACCTGGAGCTGCTCCCAGCCCTTCAAAGTCGTCTGTGTCTATATTGCCTTCTACAGCACAGACTATCGGCTGGTCCAGAAGGTGTGCCCAGATTACAACTACCACAGTGATACCCCCTACTACCCATCTGGGTGA